Part of the Anopheles coluzzii chromosome 3, AcolN3, whole genome shotgun sequence genome is shown below.
GCCTATCTTTTGCTCCGTTAAACGCTCTCCAGCGAGAGAGTCAACATTTTACTGAATCACATACGCTTGCCGCACATCCCTATCTACAAGGCGGCGGCGCAAGTCGGTTGCGTTCGCTCGTACTTCTACGCGGCACACATCGTCAACACAATGTAGTAAGGGACGCGCGATCGCAGCAACCGGTTCGAAGCGCTCGAAGATTGCGTGAAGCGGAGCAAAAAGAACCTTCCACCGTTCGTAATCGTAGCCGTAGCAAAATGAAGCAGAATAAGTTCGGTGAAGAGTTATTCAAGAAGTGTCCTATTTCGTAAagatttatttgaaaaaaaggtGTCCTCAGCAAAGGGAAAGCAAAATCCGGCAAAGGTTATAACACTGAAATCCTCAGTTGTGTGTGCCAGCCCAAACGGAAGAAAAGTAAAAGTTGTACATTAAGGTAAACACAACCAAATTCCCTTCTCGTTTCTGAGGGTGTCACGCGAAAGTCACGTTTTACCGATTTAAATGCGCGTTGAAAAGGGCAAAGAAAAAGCAATAGAAAGACGAAGCAATCTACACACATCAGGAagcaacagtgtgtgtgtgcgtttgtctgTCGTGTTTGTATTTTCGTCGCCGACTTTGTGTGTTACGCTGATCAGCGGCACGTGTGTGACGGCCCCGGCCCCAAACAATACAGTGGACTGTTTGTGCAGATGTGCCAGAGGAGAAAGTCCcccgtgtgtgtttatgtttgtgtatgtgtgtgtgtctgtgtttgtcgCTTCATTTGATGCTTTCTTTTTATGCTACCGCGAGACGACTAcgatttctctctctcattttttGCCTCACCCATCTAGACCGTTTGCGTCTAATGATGCGCGCACATGGTTTTCAATTGCACCCCGGCGAGTTTGGGGAACCCCCCGGTGGGGGGACGAAGGTGGCGCAACCACGCTGATTTAATTGATGTAAACTGCGCACCACAACACAGCGGAAAATTCGAACCACTCATAAACCGATCTGTCACGCTCGCTTTCTCTGCGCGCGCCCCTCGGGGAAAATCATCGCGGCATAATGACAGCCGCCCCCATCCCTCTCATACGTCTGGTCTGTCTGAGTGGGGGTTTCCTTCACGGTGAAAAATCGTGCAAAGTGCAATGTTCGTGACAGATCGGGTGTGATTGATTTGCGAATGCAgtgaaacaagaaaaaaaaggaaaggaaatgcaATCACCCCTCTCCTTTGCGCTATATCGTTAGAACGACAGTCTAATGGAGCTAAGTGCCGCAGGAGATTTATCATATTACAGCTTGTAATTAGTCGTAGGAGGCCACCTCTCACCGGGGAAACAGAGTGTAATTAACTGCAAAGCTCCTCTGATCGGTACGAGACCATATACGCGAGGCTCGGTATCCCATAGCAACAAACTCAACCTTCCGTGATAGAATGCGCGACCTTTTGCGCGGGCCCCGTATCTTGTGGCGCGAGATTGTGTTTCCAAAACCGGGTGATCTCTCTTAGTGAAATGCGATCCTTCCTCCACAGTGCTGCTCGGAACGGCGCGGCGCGGTGTTTCTAGAACCCAATGGGGGCGGTGGGTGGGTTTTGTTGTACAAACAATGATCTCCCCCGTACCCAATCTTGGACATGCGTGGACACTGGCACATACAGCTGACAGAGAGCAGCGCTCTGTATCCGCCCCAGTAACATTCCCAGTTCTTACAGATCCATTAGAGAAACTCACTCATATTCGCGATCACCACGCAAAATTCCGGTTTTTATTTCTTGGCAGCTGCCTACTCAGGGCAGCGCGCCGTGTACGTAACACACCACCCCGGCAAAGATTTGTTTGTGACTTGGGAGTATTTGGGCGGAGAACCGCCCAACAAGAGAACAATCCGTCGCCAGATGAAAGATTAAAATTCTTATCGCGTCCTTTTGTGTGTCCGTTGTGCGTCGTCCAGTCCCGAGAGAATCCGTCAAGGTCTGATGGAATTCCACAAACGTGcacgttgtgttgtgttgcgtgGCTCAACATTTAAAGTCCGTGTCTGACGACGGATTTGTATGAGGTAAAATGTGCTGAGTCAACTTAGGGGGGAGCTTTTAGGTGACAAATTCATCGAAAAGCAGACATGACGATAGGTTCGTGATCCCTTGTTAGATCACAATGAGTTAGTCTTCCATCTACTTCCAGGAACTTCCAGGAAATGAAACGATGTGAACTTCCAATATCGTTTAAAAGTGAAGGAGTTCTACAACTCAATAAAATCCTTATCTTGAACCATGTAGAATTGACTACATTAGATAAAACGTTACATCTACCATATGGCTCCAACTGCCGCTGCTTGCAAGTATAGCACACCTCCAAAGGGAGAAACATATAATTAGACAAGGAAAGACACAGTAATTAGAGATGGCGAAGATAGCGTGTCTGTACCAACAAATCCGTGTGCAGGGAGGGCGGTGGGAGAGTCTGTTTTGCATCAGTAACTTCAAGATTACTCTCCTGTCCATTCGTTGCCTTCGTCGATCGTGATCTTTCAAAGATCGCGTATGAAGATCACCAttctttgttttgattgttggTTATAAAGCATTACAGTTAACTTGCATTCAAAATATGCATCCTAAAGTCTTATTCTTAGTCCAAACCCCCCCCGTCGCCGAAAAAGCACACAAtgttataaatattaaatcgCTTTACTTCATTCTTCTCCTACATCTTCCCATCGAACTCTTTTTGCTTAACAAAGCTAAATTACCTTTTCCTTTGCTTCCATTCTTCTCTTCAATTTCCAAAGCAGTCGGAGCCGAAGCTACAGCCTTTTCTCCTAACAATAAAACACCGAAacaccggggggggggggggggaaaaaagATCACTCAGATCGCGATCGTACGTACAACGGTGTACAGCAGAGTGGAGGAGTCGTTGACCTTGGAACCAGAGAGCTGGAGAGtaacaaataaagaaagatAGAGGGAGAGCGAGAAGCTGGAAAAATCATTGCAAGTTCCGCAAGAATTCCATTCTTGCTCTCCACAAACGGTGCACAGAAAGAATGCCACCTAGTACACAGGGTAGAGGAGCAGCAGTAAGTCAGCTACCCGTGCCGGAACGCAAGCCGGACTACTACATCGGCCCAACCGGACGTCCCGTTTTGACCATGGGCCTCGATCGAACGAGCCCGGGTACATGTGATTCAGCCAACGGCACAGGCAACAGCAAGTTAAACAAATGCTTATACAACCTCACAATACGGAACGCGGGATATCCCACCAGCAATAACGATCGTCACGGAtctgtcagcagcagcaacagcaggagAGTGAGCAATAAAACCGAACATGATATAACGAGCGCACCGGCGAGAGGTCACTGCAGTAAATCACCCCCACAGATTTCGGGATCCGGTCGGTTCGGTACAGCGCCTGACACTGGTGGTCGGCGTCAGCCGATGGTATCGACTGCGGGCGGGTGGTCTTCAACGGCCGCCTATCAAAAACCGGCCAGCAGTGGAATCTGTGGGCCGTCAccgccagcagctgctgccaCGCGATTGCTTGCCGCACGATCATCCGGCGGCGGTACGAGACCTCAATCGGAAGCTACTGGCGGCAGCAGGCCAGGTTCGCTCGTTCTACAGCAACAGTGCAGGTGGGTGGCGTGTGCTGCAAGTGTCACGGCAAAAGACACCTTTTACTTTGTACTACTCCATACTCCCACACCATTTTTACATACCTTTTTATTAGATAAGGGAGCGGGTGACACGGTGAGAGATACGGTTTTGATTGATCGTTTTTTACACACTACAGGGAGTTGATTTGAGTTTGAGGCATGAACGACGTAAGATTGTGTTTAGAAAACGCACCAAAATTATATGCAAAAAAGAGGTTTCGATTCTAAGTAGATCAGAGCAGAGCAGTCCAAGCATTGTAAAATGCGCACCAAGCAACACATGGCGGGGATGAACCAGTTTAgagtgagtgtatgtgtacgACGAACGCCACCAAAAGCGCCTTAGTGTATCGCGTTGGCAcaatagtaaaacaaaaacactattGGCAACTGGTATATGCAAATGGGTCATAGAAAACAGATGGCttgagagggggagggggcgggCTGTCCCCGGCCTGGCATGTTTGCTGGGTCAGCGTTAGCTTTTTAATTCGTGCtaaagctttttttgcttttgcataaTGCTTTGGAAGAAGGGAGGGAATTAGGCCTCCGCCACTGTGATTGTGTTTTTGGCCAACGCGCTAGGGGGGCAGGGATTAGTTTTGCTTCAGTGGCAACTTAAACTGGGTTGCCGtgcttatttgtttgtttgttggaaaTGATGCGAAGAATTCAAAGCTCCATTTCCTATTGGAATATATATATCAGGTTGGAATGTTAACGATACTGTGCCACGAGGAATGTGTTGTAGATCTACAAATGCAAACAATTCCATGTGCAAGTATCGCATTATCAACACTTGAAACGATACATCACAGCCAACCAACGCCATCGGCATATCGGTCGAACGGCAGGGGCATTAACTGCTTGATGTACTGTACAAAACACAAATGCACCCCGATAGCAGTGCGTAACTCGAGCATGTCACTACGTACACTGCACACTGCCCGTCTGCCGGTCGTCTTATCGAACCGTCCGTGTGTAAATGATGTAAGTCGAGCAATAGCGGAAGTACTCCCAGCCCCTCGAGTTGGCAAAATTGGGATTCCAGTTTGAAATGCTAAATGCTGATAACAAAGTAGGGAATGTTGGAAAATTCAGCCAAAcacctttccctttttcttatCACTGTGTTTTGTCCCCCCATTATACGTGTCTCTTCAGCGCTTCTTCGTGACTGCGAATTGGGGATTTGGCGATAAGCACCGTGGCGTAATTGAGCTAATATTATAGCGCTACTTCAGTGAGTTATCGGAAACTTGGGGGGGGAGCTGTGCTTAAGATTGGCGAGAATACTTCAAACCGTCTCCGTGTCCGTGTCGCTACTTGTGTTCGTCAATTAGCGTACGATCCGGCAAAGTGGATCACTTCAAGCGCCGTTTATTGGTCGAATGATCATTCGATTTGTTTGCGCTCATCTGCATGACGGTATGTGCTTATTGCCCGTGGCCTCAAGACAAGACACACTGCTTGGCGTGCCTTTCgtgaaacaataaattatgggtGTGCTGCACCACGGGGGCCCCATTGATATGCTTGAAACCGAATTCGAAAAACGCTACAGGGCGAGGAGTGCACAACAAATTCATGCTCAACAAACCCTAGCGTGACTGAAAACGTTCCAATACATGTCTCCTACACGTCGATAATCAAATTACCTACCATGGGCCATGGGAGTCGTTCAATCAGAGTGGTTCGATTGTTTAATGGTACATTTGTTCCTGCTGTGATCGAGCTGTGTGCCGTTGTGCTCCATTCACGCGGATGCGATACATTAAATGAAATtcgctagcagcagcagtaggggttttgttttttggttttggcaaTGCGAACGGAGGTggaaacattttctttttgttggttggCACAGGGTTTAATTTCGCACAGCTGCCCATTTTTGGATGGGCACATTACCCCATGGTCCGCGAAGAAGGTCCACGATAGGAGGAGATATTGAATAACAATTACCCCAGTGCGAGTGTGTCTTATATGCAAATGCGTCGCTGAGGGGGAGTGGAAGCAAACGAAAAGGTCAATGTAAATTTATCTTCATTTAAATCTTTCTCCTCCCCTTTCGGTGTCCTTTCTGACGAGGAGGCAATCGAACAGCCAATAAATCCGATGCCTTGAATGTATTAACACAAAAGGGTTGTTGATTTATTGGCTATTGGTCCATGGATGGAACTGGTGGTGAAGGATTTTACATCCTTAAGTACAATGGCATGAAGTGCATttatttaatgtaaaaaaatccctttttctctctttttttcagATATTCTAATCACCACAAGCAGTTGGACAATCGATTAAGCTACCAGCGCAGCTACGATCGCAACATCTTTGGGTACGATAAACCATCAACAAATCAGATCGTGCTGCCACCGTTGCAGATCTAAAAGAACGGGCTCAACACTTAATGGATGATTCCccctcacagacacacacttcCTAGAATTATCTTTAAAAGACTAGATTTAGAACATCTTCTCCGGATGAATCCGTTCCATAttgccaagaaaaaaaaacaataatacctAAAAGAAAGATCATAAAATAAACCCCCCAAAAGGT
Proteins encoded:
- the LOC120955061 gene encoding uncharacterized protein LOC120955061; this encodes MPPSTQGRGAAVSQLPVPERKPDYYIGPTGRPVLTMGLDRTSPGTCDSANGTGNSKLNKCLYNLTIRNAGYPTSNNDRHGSVSSSNSRRVSNKTEHDITSAPARGHCSKSPPQISGSGRFGTAPDTGGRRQPMVSTAGGWSSTAAYQKPASSGICGPSPPAAAATRLLAARSSGGGTRPQSEATGGSRPGSLVLQQQCRYSNHHKQLDNRLSYQRSYDRNIFGYDKPSTNQIVLPPLQI